TGCCCCGGTTTCCGGTAGCACGGAGGCAAACACGTCGAATCATATGCCGAGCGTGCGTGACCTTCCGAACCCGTGGAAGGACCGTTGGGGCCGCGCGGGTGCACGTAGCGCGCAAGTGCTGCTCATTATCGCGCTGGCCTCCGTCCTGGTGTATGGGCTGATCCAGGTTTCGGTTCTCGTCATCCCTGTTTTGTTGGCGACCATCCTCGCGTGTGCAGCGTGGCCTGCGATCGAGTGGTTGCGCCAACGCATGTCTGATACGTGGGCCGCCGTGGTGGTTGTGGTTGCCGCGGTGCTGGTGCTCGGCGGCATTATTGGCGGTATCACCGCGACGGTCGTCTCCCAGTGGAGCGGGCTGGTTGATAACGCGGTGCAGGGCTTCAACCAGACGCGTGAGATGGCGAACAAGATGGGCATCGAGATCAGCTCGAGCCAGGTGGATGAAGGGATCGAGCAAGTCAAGAAGTTCTTGACGAGCTCGACCTTCAGCACGGGCGCGGCCGCCGGGTTGTCTTCTGCGAGCATGTTCTTTGCGGGCATGGGTACGTTCATTGTCACGATCGCGATCTTCTTGCGTGATGGCGACAAGATCTGGTCTTTCCTTCACTCGTGGGTTCCTGAGTCGGCTCAGCCTACGTGGCATACGGCTGCGGTGCGTGCCCGTGACACGTTCGGCGGTTATGTGCGTGGCACCGCGGTGATCGCAGCGGTCGATGCGGCAGGCATCGCCCTGGTGATGCTCGTCTTCGGTGTGCAGTTGTGGTTCCCGCTGGCGGTCATCGTGTTCATCGGCGGCTTCATCCCGATCATGGGTGCGTTGGTCAGCTCGATCCTCGCCGCCCTCGTCGCTTTGGTGACCAACGGTTGGCTTCCAGCGCTGGCGATCATTATCGGTTCGATTGTGGTGAACCAGCTTGAAGGCAACCTCCTGCAGCCGCTCGTGATGGGTTCGGCTCTGCGGGTTCACGCACTCGTCGTGTTGTTCGCCCTGACCGCTGGGACGGTTCTTGCCGGCATCATCGGTGCACTGCTCGCCGTTCCGCTAACGGCTGCCGCTTGGGCCGCGGTCAAGGTCTTCACCGGGAGGGAAACCAAGGTGGATGATCTCGAATACCGCAAGCGGAAGAAACGCATCCGAAAGATTGCGAAGAAACGGGCCAAGCGGGTCAAGCATCTCGCTTAACGCGTGGCCAGCAGCAGGCCTGCGCTGGCCCGCAACAGGCCTGCGCTAGTCTGCAACAAGCCCAGGCTGATCTGCTCCTCCCCTACCCAAACTCCGTACTGCATGTGAGGGTTCGTTCATGAAAGCTCGTATCGATGCGTGGTTGTGGTCCGTGCGTGTGTATAAGACGCGTTCGGAGGCGACCACGGCGTGCAGGGCGGGACATATTCGGGTCAATGATGAACCGGTCAAGGCGGCATATGCGATCAAGCCGGGCGATAACGTGCGCATCCGCCGGCATGGTTTCGATCGGCACCTGCAGGTTGTGAAGCCGCTCGCCAAGCGCGTCTCAGCGCAGGTCGCGGCCACCGCATACGTCGACCACACACCTGAACGGGTCAAGCCCGCGATCCCGCAGGTGCCGGTCCGTCCGCGCGGCTCTGGCCGGCCCACCAAGAAGGAGCGCCGGCAGATGGATCAGCTGCGCGCATCGTGGGTTCCAACCGTTGAGAACATCGAGGATCTGGACCTCAATTCCGGCCCTTGACAGCGCCCTGAACCTAAGCCCTAGCTGAGCTTCTCATGTGAGCCGATATGAATGCGCTGTGAGTTTATCGCCCCGCTAGAGTAATTCGTTCCGAGACGGTAGCGTGAAAGCTACGTCTGTGCATATGCAGGCAGATCTTGTTCGCCGAAAGCAGTCCGGCACCGGTCAGCACACCGCGAGTCAAGGTAGTAGAACCGCCCACGCGTGGGCATAGGCCCGGCTTAACCGCTGGGTGTAGAAAGGACAAGGGCTCGTATGGCTTCTGGAACCGTCAAATGGTTCAACCCAGACAAGGGTTTCGGCTTCATCGCTCCGGATGATTCTTCTGATGACCTCTTCGCTCACTTCAGCGCAATCCAGACTACTGGCTTCCGCACCCTCGAAGAGGGCCAGCGCGTTGAATTCGTTGTAGCTGAGGGCCCGAAGGGTCTGCAGGCAACCGAGATCACCCCGCTGTAAGCGCACGCTACAACAGCGCATAATTACATAACATTCTTAACCCCAACGTGGTAGCCCCAGCA
The Pseudoglutamicibacter albus DNA segment above includes these coding regions:
- a CDS encoding AI-2E family transporter, whose product is MDQQESTGQQEGSGQLAGTPQRETRTHIPAAAQKPAPVSGSTEANTSNHMPSVRDLPNPWKDRWGRAGARSAQVLLIIALASVLVYGLIQVSVLVIPVLLATILACAAWPAIEWLRQRMSDTWAAVVVVVAAVLVLGGIIGGITATVVSQWSGLVDNAVQGFNQTREMANKMGIEISSSQVDEGIEQVKKFLTSSTFSTGAAAGLSSASMFFAGMGTFIVTIAIFLRDGDKIWSFLHSWVPESAQPTWHTAAVRARDTFGGYVRGTAVIAAVDAAGIALVMLVFGVQLWFPLAVIVFIGGFIPIMGALVSSILAALVALVTNGWLPALAIIIGSIVVNQLEGNLLQPLVMGSALRVHALVVLFALTAGTVLAGIIGALLAVPLTAAAWAAVKVFTGRETKVDDLEYRKRKKRIRKIAKKRAKRVKHLA
- a CDS encoding RNA-binding S4 domain-containing protein, producing the protein MKARIDAWLWSVRVYKTRSEATTACRAGHIRVNDEPVKAAYAIKPGDNVRIRRHGFDRHLQVVKPLAKRVSAQVAATAYVDHTPERVKPAIPQVPVRPRGSGRPTKKERRQMDQLRASWVPTVENIEDLDLNSGP
- a CDS encoding cold-shock protein, with protein sequence MASGTVKWFNPDKGFGFIAPDDSSDDLFAHFSAIQTTGFRTLEEGQRVEFVVAEGPKGLQATEITPL